A stretch of Neochlamydia sp. AcF84 DNA encodes these proteins:
- a CDS encoding MlaD family protein — translation MTDPLKNIMIGIFVVTAMAVIVFALMFLHPSLGDEKRVLRVRFPNIDKISVGTRVSFAGKPVGEVAAIHEIKDAIESRQPYQGIIYVYELVLHVDSNVNVFSTDEISVRTSGLLGERSVVIIPLPSKAGEPLRLVNEEILYASEAGSVEDTLKEFKELAGKFDTSLNSISTVFNEISEEKIIEKLGIAIQNVNSITHALNQPLQLSQMVGNTHALTEKVLTSWERVESMLSNLSAASHNFRLLTDKGSNILSYVEKGQGTLGKLLMTDQLYLKVNSFLSKGETMMNDINHYGLLFNMDKGWQRLRARRLNLLYTLSTPQEFRNYFNQEIDQINTSLSRVYALAEQTHGSASECKLFEDQAFQKAYRELLRRVAETEEALKMYNQQLIDRNAKKPE, via the coding sequence ATGACCGATCCATTGAAAAATATTATGATAGGAATTTTTGTTGTCACCGCTATGGCAGTCATTGTGTTTGCTCTAATGTTTTTACACCCTTCCTTAGGAGATGAAAAGCGGGTGCTGCGTGTACGTTTCCCTAATATTGATAAAATTTCAGTAGGCACCCGAGTCTCATTTGCTGGTAAACCTGTCGGTGAAGTAGCCGCTATTCACGAGATAAAAGATGCGATAGAATCTCGTCAACCGTATCAGGGAATTATTTATGTTTATGAGCTTGTACTGCATGTAGATTCCAATGTTAATGTCTTTAGCACCGATGAGATTTCTGTGCGTACCTCCGGCCTTCTAGGAGAAAGATCCGTTGTCATTATTCCCCTTCCTTCCAAGGCAGGAGAACCTTTACGCCTTGTGAATGAGGAGATTTTGTATGCCTCTGAAGCGGGTAGTGTGGAAGATACCCTTAAAGAATTTAAGGAGCTTGCAGGGAAATTTGATACCTCTCTTAATTCTATCTCTACCGTATTCAATGAAATATCGGAAGAAAAAATTATAGAGAAATTAGGAATCGCTATCCAAAATGTTAATTCTATCACTCATGCTCTAAACCAACCGTTACAACTTTCTCAAATGGTAGGAAATACACACGCGCTTACTGAAAAAGTCCTTACCTCATGGGAAAGAGTGGAGAGCATGTTAAGTAACTTATCTGCAGCTTCCCACAACTTTCGCCTACTTACAGATAAAGGGAGTAATATTTTAAGCTATGTTGAAAAGGGGCAAGGAACCTTAGGAAAATTGTTGATGACTGATCAGCTATATTTGAAAGTTAACTCCTTCTTAAGCAAAGGAGAAACGATGATGAATGATATTAACCACTATGGCTTACTATTCAATATGGATAAAGGCTGGCAACGCCTTCGCGCACGCCGCCTTAACCTTTTATACACCCTCTCTACCCCTCAAGAATTTCGTAATTATTTCAACCAAGAAATCGATCAAATCAACACTTCGCTCTCACGGGTCTATGCTTTGGCTGAGCAAACCCATGGAAGTGCATCAGAATGTAAGCTTTTTGAAGATCAAGCGTTCCAAAAAGCTTATCGAGAACTACTTAGACGAGTAGCTGAGACTGAAGAGGCATTAAAGATGTATAATCAACAACTTATAGACAGGAATGCTAAAAAACCAGAGTGA
- a CDS encoding SIMPL domain-containing protein (The SIMPL domain is named for its presence in mouse protein SIMPL (signalling molecule that associates with mouse pelle-like kinase). Bacterial member BP26, from Brucella, was shown to assemble into a channel-like structure, while YggE from E. coli has been associated with resistance to oxidative stress.) encodes MMFKVLTLVLCLFLGEFARAAEAPTLSLKGQAVLHRQADQISLTIGVTNLGAEAASVLAENSKKMQNIIRELNKKGFDKSEYQTGQFSIQPTYTLPPQNPPAGWRPTINGYEVSNTLKIKTGKIKEIGALIDTAHQAGANKIDHIYASLKDERVYWEEAVAKATKNAIADAKVMAEAAQVKLNRLLSISLNDTLARSPQSLTPMFLKTMASELTPIEPGDIEIKANVNVVYEIDKLE; translated from the coding sequence ATGATGTTTAAAGTTTTAACTCTAGTACTTTGCTTGTTCTTAGGCGAATTTGCAAGGGCAGCAGAGGCTCCTACACTAAGCCTGAAAGGTCAAGCTGTTTTACATAGGCAAGCAGACCAAATTAGCTTAACCATTGGTGTCACTAACTTGGGAGCAGAAGCCGCTAGTGTATTAGCGGAAAATTCTAAAAAAATGCAAAATATCATTCGAGAGCTAAACAAAAAAGGTTTTGATAAGTCTGAATACCAAACAGGCCAATTTAGCATCCAACCTACCTATACTCTTCCCCCTCAAAATCCGCCTGCTGGCTGGCGCCCTACCATCAATGGCTATGAAGTCTCTAATACCCTTAAGATAAAGACAGGTAAAATTAAAGAGATCGGCGCTCTTATTGACACGGCTCATCAAGCAGGAGCCAATAAAATCGATCACATCTATGCTAGTTTAAAAGATGAAAGAGTTTATTGGGAAGAAGCTGTCGCCAAAGCCACTAAGAATGCTATTGCTGATGCTAAAGTCATGGCTGAGGCTGCCCAAGTAAAACTAAACCGCCTTTTATCCATCTCCCTCAACGATACCCTTGCTAGATCTCCCCAATCTTTAACTCCTATGTTTCTTAAAACTATGGCTTCGGAGCTGACGCCTATAGAACCAGGCGACATTGAAATCAAAGCAAACGTTAACGTCGTTTATGAAATAGATAAGCTAGAGTAA
- a CDS encoding YqgE/AlgH family protein — MEAIPYTQIQKGHFLIASPDIDKGIFFRAVVLICEHNPSGSFGLVINKPLDLELPEEIISVQHLANPRVGIRGGGPVQTNQMMLLHTGKDISHQALQITKDIYLGGDLQFLQESLNDENGPYIHLCFGYAGWGAGQLERELLDETWFVYPANAKHIFHTPPDKLWQSLLREMGGKYASLSMIPEDLSVN; from the coding sequence ATGGAAGCTATCCCCTATACACAAATACAAAAAGGCCATTTTCTGATCGCCTCTCCCGATATCGATAAAGGCATATTCTTTCGCGCCGTCGTTCTTATCTGCGAGCATAACCCGAGTGGATCTTTTGGCCTGGTTATCAATAAACCTTTGGATCTTGAATTGCCTGAAGAAATTATTAGCGTCCAACATTTAGCTAATCCACGTGTAGGAATACGTGGAGGAGGGCCTGTCCAAACTAACCAAATGATGCTTCTTCATACGGGCAAAGATATTTCTCATCAAGCTTTACAAATCACTAAAGATATTTATCTGGGTGGAGATTTACAATTCTTACAAGAGTCTTTAAATGATGAGAATGGGCCTTATATCCATCTTTGCTTTGGATATGCCGGCTGGGGGGCAGGCCAATTGGAAAGAGAATTGCTAGATGAAACATGGTTCGTCTATCCTGCCAACGCTAAGCATATTTTTCATACTCCTCCCGATAAACTTTGGCAAAGTCTTTTACGAGAGATGGGAGGGAAATATGCCTCGCTTTCTATGATTCCTGAAGATCTATCGGTTAATTAA
- a CDS encoding ATP-binding cassette domain-containing protein gives MAIIEVQNLHKSYGALKVLKGLTLEIYEGETLVILGRSGVGKSVLLRQIMGIEFPDQGTININGKALHSLSQHEQLKVTKEVGMLFQGAALFDSMNVGENTAFYLRQHEKEVDEREIQQRVAEALEIVGLSGKQKAMPSDLSGGMRKRAALARLVIYRPKIILYDEPTTGLDPITAQQINQLINTTKHELKATSIVVTHDIHSAMEVGDRLAFHHDGKLIHIASKENFVKIDDPLINAFFENAIVTRDYSPSSNYKNLEQIKSL, from the coding sequence ATGGCGATCATCGAAGTTCAAAATTTACACAAATCCTATGGCGCATTAAAAGTCCTTAAAGGTCTCACTTTAGAGATCTATGAAGGCGAAACGCTAGTTATTCTGGGAAGATCGGGAGTAGGCAAAAGCGTGCTTTTGCGCCAGATTATGGGCATTGAATTTCCTGATCAAGGCACAATTAACATCAATGGTAAAGCTCTTCATTCTCTTAGCCAACATGAGCAGCTAAAGGTAACCAAAGAAGTAGGCATGCTATTTCAAGGCGCTGCTCTTTTTGATTCCATGAATGTCGGAGAAAATACCGCTTTTTATCTGCGGCAGCATGAAAAAGAAGTGGATGAGAGAGAAATACAGCAACGCGTAGCAGAAGCTCTTGAAATAGTGGGATTAAGTGGCAAGCAAAAAGCAATGCCCTCTGATTTATCGGGAGGAATGCGTAAACGAGCGGCTTTAGCTCGCTTAGTAATCTATCGGCCTAAAATAATTCTTTATGATGAACCTACTACAGGGTTAGACCCTATTACAGCCCAGCAAATCAATCAATTAATCAATACTACTAAACATGAACTAAAAGCTACTAGTATTGTGGTCACCCATGACATTCATTCTGCTATGGAAGTAGGTGATCGATTGGCTTTCCATCATGATGGAAAACTCATCCATATAGCTTCTAAAGAGAACTTTGTTAAAATTGATGATCCCCTAATCAATGCCTTTTTTGAAAACGCTATCGTCACTCGCGATTACTCGCCTTCCTCTAATTATAAAAATCTGGAGCAAATAAAATCATTATGA